The genomic region GCCGAACATGCCCTGGCCGCGCTGCATCAGGTCGACGACCTCGTCCGGTGTCGTGCACTCGTAGACGCTCACGCCGTCGCTCATCAGGGTGATGCGGGCCAGATCGGGGGCGGGCCTGCCGCGCAGGTGGTCGACCGCGTTGCGGATCTGCTGCAGCGAGATGCCCGTGTCCAGCAGCCGTTTGGCCACCTTCAGCAACAGGATGTCGGGGAGGCTGTACAGGGGGGCGTTCTGGGCACCGGACAGCACACTCGGTTCCACCAGGCCGGTTCTGGCCCAGTAGTCGAGTTGGCGGTAGGTGATCCCCGCGGCCGTACACGCCGCTGGGCCCCGATACCCGACGTCCATAGGCAGCGCCACCACGTCCTCTTCGCACAGCAGGCCCTGCTGCCCCGCTAGCCGCAGCGCGGACCGCCTGTCATGTGGCTCCCGCTTGCCGCTCGCTACCGCCACGCCGACCTCCGGCCTCTCGTCCCACGGCGGCATCGACAGGGGATATCCACTTGGGGAATGGGTGCGCCATGGGTCCCACAGCACTGACGGTAGGACGGCCGACCGGCATGGTCAACGACAGCCCCCGGCGCGTCGCCAAGTACCCGAAGCACGGACCGTCGCGGTGTCCTCCGCACGGGCCCGTCCGCACGGACCGACTGCGTCCCCGACCGTTCCGGTCACTTCCCACGCCCAATCTATCACTGGCACGGCTGACAAAGCCGCAGGTCGCAGCCGTGTCATGCCTGGTGGCACCTGTGGCACCAAGCAGAAGGGACCCACCATCGGCGGGTCCCGTCGGCACTACTCCGTCCGTCGGCCGAAGTCCTCGGGCGAGATGTTGTCCAGGAACTCCCGGAACGCCTCCACCTGGTCCTCCTGCTCGTCCGGTATCGGCATCCCGGCCTCCTCGATCACGTCCTCGTGGGCGTAGATCGGCGTACCGGTGCGCAGGGCCAGAGCGATGGAGTCCGAAGGACGGGCACTGACCTCCACGCCGTTGCTGAAGACCAGTTCCGCGTAGAAGATGCCGTCACTGAGCCCGGTGATGTTCACCGTCTTGAGCCCGGTGTCGAGGGCGTCGAGCACATCCCGGAACAGGTCGTGTGTGAGGGGCCTGGCGGGTGCGACGCCCTGCTGCGCCAGGGCGATCGCGGTCGCCTCCACTCCGCCGATCCAGATCGGCAGGTAGCGGTCCCCATCGGATTCCTTGAGCAGGACAATCGGCTGGTTCGAGGGCATCTCAACCCGGACGCCGACGACCTCCATGTGCTTCACAGCGGCTCCGTCCCACGAGTCGTCATGCCAAATGGGCGCTCGTCCCTGCTCCCCCGTTGGATCAGGACCCGAGGGCGAAATCGGCACCCTTCGATACAAAGCTCTCCGGAGGCGGGGGGCCGCAAACCTGATCGGCCCGCCCGCCCTCCACCGAGAGCCCGCGACCGGCACCGCCTCAGCGGCGCGGCTTGGTCAGCAGGACCATCCGGAACTTCCCGATCTGGATCTCGTCCCCGCCGCCGAGTTCGGCCTCGTCGACCGGCTCCCGGTTGACGTAGGTGCCGTTGAGGCTGCCCACGTCGCGGACACCGAAGCCGTTGCCGCGGCGGAAGAACTCCACGTGGCGCCGGGAGACGGTGACGTCGTCGAGGAAGATGTCGCTGTTGGGATGGCGTCCGGCGGTGGTGACATCGCTGTCCAGGAGGAACCGGCTACCGGCGTTGGGACCGCGCCGGACCACCAGCAGCGCCGTGCCCGCCGGCAGGGCGTCGGCGTTGCTGGGGTCGTCACCACTGAGCTCGTCGCCCGAGTCCTCATCCTCCAGGGCCTGTATGCCCGAGATGGAAATGGTGGACGTGACATCGCCGGCGGCGTCCCCACCCGCACTGGGTCGTGGGCTCTGCTGTTCTGGCCTGCGGACGGGAGTCCCGCAGTGGGAGCAGAAACGGGCATCATCCGCAACGGCGTGACCGCACTGCGTGCAGTAAACGCTCGACATAGGTCGGCTCGGCCTCCTACCGCACGGGGCGGTGCTTGATTCGGCTGGTCGGTGGCACGCCGCGGGCACCGCGCGGACCCTCGGCCCACACACCGCCCGGAGCGTGGTGAGACGGTCCCCAGTCGCGGCGACGGGACGCCTCACACGGTCGGTCGCTAGGTCTCATCCCCCAAGTTCCGCTTCTTGTCACCCGGGTCGGGACGTCCGCCGCTGCCGGGAGGCCCACCCCGGGTGGCGACTCGGACGCCGGGGAACACTCGACTTTAAACCATATCCCTGTCCAGGAAGGGATTCGCTCCTCCTCGGCCTGCCGCGGAAGCCCTGGACACCCCCGCGACCCCTTCGGCCGACACGGCACCCGGGGCACCGCATCCGCCGGTGGCCGACCTCGGACGAGATGGACACCTGTCCTGATGCTGATGCGCTGAACGGCCGTTTGGTTCTCCCCCTGCCGCAACGAATTCGAAAGAACTTCACGGCACCGCGACAACCTGCTGATATGTCGAGTTTAGCCGCAGAGCGGCCATCGCGTCGGATACTCTGCGTACCGCCTCGTACACACAACGCGCGGGTGCGGACGGCTCCCGCCCGCACCCGCGCGTACGCGCCTATCCCTCCGCGCGCTCCACGACCGCGGCCCACTCGTCCAGCAGCCGCTGCGCCGTGTCGGAGTCAGGACCTTCGGCCCAAAGATGCGTGACCGCCTCGGAGGTGTCGGGCAGCACCAGGGCCCAGCCGCCGTTCGCCTCCAGCACCCGGACGCCGTCCGTGGTGTCCAGCTCCCGGTCGCCCGCCGCCTCGACCACGGCGCGCATGACGCTGCCCTTGACCGCCCAGGGGGTGGGGACGGAACGGCGCAGCAGGTGCGCCCGCGGGATGGCCCGGTCGATCTGGCTCAGCGATCGACGGGTCCGCGCCACCAGCCCCAGCAACCGCACGAAGGCGGCGATGCCGTCGCTGGTGGGGCTGAACTCCGGCAGGACGAACCCACCGCGCCCGTCGGCGGCGAAGACCACGTCCTCGGCGCCTCCCTGCACGGCCTTGGTGAGCTCGTCGGTGGCCGTGGCCGTCCAGTGCACCGCCACGCCGTGCGAGCGGGCGACGGTCTCGGCGACCCGCGTGGTGGTCACCGGCAGTGCCACCCGGCCGCCGCCCCGCTCGGCCGCCACCAGGTCCAGGACCACCAGCAGCGCGCGGTCGTCGTCGACCAGCTCACCGTTCTCGTCGACGATGGCGAGCCGTTCGGCCACAGGGTCGAACCGCACCCCGAAGTCGGCCCGCGAACTCGACACGAGCTCGCCCAGCCGCTCCAGGTCGCGCATCTTCTTGGCGACGGTGTCGGTGGGCGAGACCTCGTCCAGGCGGTTGTTGACGGTGAGCACGTCCACGCCGATCCGGCCCAGCAGCGACGGCAGGATCAGCGAACTCGTACCGCCCGCGCAGTCGATCACCACCTTGAGCTCGGCCTCGGCCACCCCGGAGGCGTCGACCGACGCCAGCAGTTCGCCCGTGTACCTCTCCACCACGCGCGAGGGCTGGGTGAGCTCGGCGATCTCGCCCGGGAAGGCACGGCGGTACTCCGCGCGGGAGAACACCCGGTCGAGTTTGCGCTGGGCGCCCGGGGACAGGTCCGCGCCCCGGTCGTCCAGGAAAAGGATGTCCACCGACTCCGGATCCCCGGGGGTGGTCCGCAGCGCGACACCCCCGCTCACACCGCTCTGCGCGGTGTGGAAGCGCGCCACCGGCAGCGGCACCACCTCCAGGTCGCGCACGTCGATGGCCGCCGAGGTCAGCGCGCTGATCACCGCGCGCTTGAGGGTACGGGCCGCACGCGAGACGTCACGGGAGGTCGTGACGATCGCGCCCTTCTTCAGGGTCGTGGCGAAGGCGTTGGCCAGGCGCACCGCCAGCTCGGGCGTGATCTCCACGTTGGTCAGGCCGGACACGCCGCGGGGGCCGAACAGCGAGCGCTGCCCGCGCGACTCCCAGATGACGTTGTCGTTGACGACGGCGCCGGCCTCGATGGTCTTGAAGGGGTAGACCTTGACGTCGTTGTGCACGTACGCCTCGGGCTCGATGACGCAGTCCTCGCCGACGACCGCGCCCTCCTCCACACGGACCGCGGCCATGATGTCGGTGTTCTTGCCGATGACCGCGCCCCGCAGGTTGGCGCCGCGCCCGACGAACACGTTGTCGTGCAGGACCGTGCGGTGGCAGAAGGCGTCCGCGCGGACCACGGCGTTGCTGCCGACCACCGTGAACTCGCGGAGTTCGGCTCCGGCCTCGACCTTGGCGTAGTCGCCGACGTAGAGCGGACCCTTCAGGACCGCGTTGGGGTCGACCTGGGCTCCCTCGCCGATCCACACGCCCGGGGAGACCTCGAAACCGTCGATCTCGACGTCGACCTTGCCCGAGAGCACGTCCGCCTGGGCGCTGAGGTAGCTCTCGTGGGTGCCCACGTCCTCCCAGTAGCCGTCGGCGATGTAGCCGTAGAGGGGTTCGCCCTCCTCCAGGAGCTCGGGGAAGACGTCGCCGGACCAGTCGACCACCTCGCCCGCGGCCACGCGTTCGAGGACCTCCGGCTCCATGATGTAGATGCCGGTGTTGACGGTGTCCGAGAAGACCTGGCCCCACGTCGGCTTCTCCAGGAACCGCTGGATCCGGCCCTGCTCGTCGACGATGATGATGCCGAACTCCAGCGGGTTGGGCACCCGCTTGAGGGCGATGGTGACCTTGGCGCCGCTCTCCTTGTGGAAGCGGACCATGTCGGTCAGGTCGATGTCGGTCAGCGCGTCCCCGGAGATGACGAGGAACGGTTCGCCGCGCAGGTACTCCTCGGCGTTCTTGACGCTGCCCGCGGTCCCCAGGGGGACCTCCTCGGCGACGTAGTCGAGCTTCATGCCCAACTCCTCGCCGTCGCCGAAGTAGTTGCGGATGAGGGTGGCCAGGAACTGGACGGTCACGACCGTCTCGGTGAACCCGTGTTTGCGCAGCAGGAGCAGCACGTGCTCCATGATGGGCTTGTTGACCACCGGCAGCAGGGGTTTGGGCTGGTTGGCGGTCATGGGCCGAAGCCTGGTGCCCTCGCCGCCGGCCATCAGGACCGCCTTCATCGACGGTGTGTGGACCGGATGGGACTCGCTGTTGGACGTGGTCATCGCCGGTACCTCCGTACGACGCCGCCGTCGAGCCGCCCGGCGAGGGAATGGGGTTCGGAGCGCGCACCGTCGCGCGCGGTGGGACATGTGCTTCTCATGACGGAGATGACACTCCCTTTCGATCCGACAGGACTCGCGGTGAGCCGGTCCGCCGGTTCGTGGTCGCTCAGGGACCGGTGTGCCCCTGACCTGCGCGGCCCGGCCGGTCCGGGCCCCGTGGTGCCGCGCCGGGGTCGCCGTCCGCGGTCTCCGGAGCGGTCGGATCGGGTCGATCCGCGCTCGTTCCGGGTGCGGGGTCGCTGTCGTCGGCACCCCCGCGGATGCCGGGTCGATCAGCGCCTTCGTCACGGCGGGTCTGGGCCATCAGGCGCAGACCCTGTACGGCGTAGAGCAGTCCGGCCCACCAGTACAGAGCCGTTCCCCACAGTGCAAACGCCCAACCTATAATTCTCGCCACATCGGCGACGATCGAGGCGTACACCGCGATGAACAGCAGCGGGAACGAGTACAGAAGACAGAGTGTGGCGGCCTTGCCCGCGAAGTTCACCGGCAGCGGCCCGTAGCCGAA from Nocardiopsis aegyptia harbors:
- a CDS encoding MerR family transcriptional regulator, whose product is MDVGYRGPAACTAAGITYRQLDYWARTGLVEPSVLSGAQNAPLYSLPDILLLKVAKRLLDTGISLQQIRNAVDHLRGRPAPDLARITLMSDGVSVYECTTPDEVVDLMQRGQGMFGLALANVWRELEEALGVVPAEERADLPAPQPVDELARRRRERRTG
- a CDS encoding bifunctional nuclease family protein, producing MKHMEVVGVRVEMPSNQPIVLLKESDGDRYLPIWIGGVEATAIALAQQGVAPARPLTHDLFRDVLDALDTGLKTVNITGLSDGIFYAELVFSNGVEVSARPSDSIALALRTGTPIYAHEDVIEEAGMPIPDEQEDQVEAFREFLDNISPEDFGRRTE
- a CDS encoding FHA domain-containing protein, with protein sequence MSSVYCTQCGHAVADDARFCSHCGTPVRRPEQQSPRPSAGGDAAGDVTSTISISGIQALEDEDSGDELSGDDPSNADALPAGTALLVVRRGPNAGSRFLLDSDVTTAGRHPNSDIFLDDVTVSRRHVEFFRRGNGFGVRDVGSLNGTYVNREPVDEAELGGGDEIQIGKFRMVLLTKPRR
- a CDS encoding mannose-1-phosphate guanyltransferase, with product MKAVLMAGGEGTRLRPMTANQPKPLLPVVNKPIMEHVLLLLRKHGFTETVVTVQFLATLIRNYFGDGEELGMKLDYVAEEVPLGTAGSVKNAEEYLRGEPFLVISGDALTDIDLTDMVRFHKESGAKVTIALKRVPNPLEFGIIIVDEQGRIQRFLEKPTWGQVFSDTVNTGIYIMEPEVLERVAAGEVVDWSGDVFPELLEEGEPLYGYIADGYWEDVGTHESYLSAQADVLSGKVDVEIDGFEVSPGVWIGEGAQVDPNAVLKGPLYVGDYAKVEAGAELREFTVVGSNAVVRADAFCHRTVLHDNVFVGRGANLRGAVIGKNTDIMAAVRVEEGAVVGEDCVIEPEAYVHNDVKVYPFKTIEAGAVVNDNVIWESRGQRSLFGPRGVSGLTNVEITPELAVRLANAFATTLKKGAIVTTSRDVSRAARTLKRAVISALTSAAIDVRDLEVVPLPVARFHTAQSGVSGGVALRTTPGDPESVDILFLDDRGADLSPGAQRKLDRVFSRAEYRRAFPGEIAELTQPSRVVERYTGELLASVDASGVAEAELKVVIDCAGGTSSLILPSLLGRIGVDVLTVNNRLDEVSPTDTVAKKMRDLERLGELVSSSRADFGVRFDPVAERLAIVDENGELVDDDRALLVVLDLVAAERGGGRVALPVTTTRVAETVARSHGVAVHWTATATDELTKAVQGGAEDVVFAADGRGGFVLPEFSPTSDGIAAFVRLLGLVARTRRSLSQIDRAIPRAHLLRRSVPTPWAVKGSVMRAVVEAAGDRELDTTDGVRVLEANGGWALVLPDTSEAVTHLWAEGPDSDTAQRLLDEWAAVVERAEG
- a CDS encoding CDP-alcohol phosphatidyltransferase family protein encodes the protein MAGPEVSDRIWTVPNLLSMLRLLGVPLFLWLILGPQADWWALLVLALAGISDWLDGKIARAWNQTSRLGTVLDPLADRLYIFAALLGLVVRDIVPWWLMAILVLRDVLILGALPLLRHFGYGPLPVNFAGKAATLCLLYSFPLLFIAVYASIVADVARIIGWAFALWGTALYWWAGLLYAVQGLRLMAQTRRDEGADRPGIRGGADDSDPAPGTSADRPDPTAPETADGDPGAAPRGPDRPGRAGQGHTGP